From Panicum hallii strain FIL2 chromosome 2, PHallii_v3.1, whole genome shotgun sequence, a single genomic window includes:
- the LOC112882989 gene encoding uncharacterized protein LOC112882989 isoform X1 yields the protein METRSARRRRLSAQGGVGGGLDLIGGLHDDLLLQILGRLRCAAAASRTSALCRRWWGSGLWRHLPELSFRGIAHGAIEAALAQVALLKLSLLDIEITDRLPAEAVASLLRAAARLDPADLSIVVAWVVQTDEMVPIEVPSFPRATSITLRLHKLHLALPAQGVEFPVLERLSVTSGRFDTGALISRCPHLRVLELIHCWGIETITVHSPTIEELLVISGQLRGVDIVAPMLKKFTLRSDVSVDFGMSLLAPEVENLSWKCWSHGQFLLPGESLAVGIDGIWRLVRLELGTGRSGFILGLDIGRSVRLFFFNILLLFDIQSVSYCVLQERNLQEMFPFPKLSILELCLDTRGHVYGGVVLNLLRICNAIQRLRLVINRDMWKDEVCPPDCPCDQPQNWRSQNISLMGLEVVEIKNFKGSGHEVDFLKLLFRCAPLTKVTVKLAPKVVPNSRGCKNVLKVFRGNPSADCHVYLKRGNEVIYRPASRCSRR from the exons ATGGAAACCCgatccgcccgccgccgccgcctcagcgCCCAGGGCGGCGTTGGCGGTGGACTGGACCTCATCGGCGGGCTCCACGACGACCTGCTCCTCCAGATCCTCGGTCGActccgctgcgccgccgccgcctcccgcacCAGcgccctctgccgccggtggtGGGGGAGCGGCCTCTGGAGGCACCTCCCCGAGCTCTCCTTCCGCGGCATTGCGCACGGCGCAATCGAAGCCGCCCTCGCCCAGGTAGCACTCCTGAAGCTGTCCCTCCTCGACATCGAGATCACCGACAGGCTCCCCGCCGAAGCCGTCGCCTCGCTGCTTCGCGCCGCCGCGCGTCTGGACCCGGCGGACCTGAGCATCGTAGTAGCCTGGGTGGTCCAGACTGATGAAATGGTCCCCATCGAGGTGCCTTCCTTTCCCCGCGCAACATCGATCACGCTGCGCCTTCACAAGCTCCACCTAGCACTGCCGGCGCAAGGCGTTGAGTTCCCGGTGCTGGAGAGGCTCTCCGTCACAAGCGGCCGCTTCGATACCGGTGCCCTGATCTCACGATGCCCACACCTGCGCGTTCTAGAGTTGATTCACTGTTGGGGAATCGAGACCATCACGGTCCACTCGCCGACCATAGAGGAGCTCCTTGTGATCAGCGGTCAGCTCCGAGGTGTTGACATCGTGGCACCCATGCTGAAGAAATTCACCTTGCGCAGCGACGTGTCCGTGGATTTCGGCATGTCATTATTGGCGCCTGAGGTGGAGAATCTCTCGTGGAAGTGCTGGTCCCATGGCCAGTTTCTCCTTCCGGGTGAGTCATTAGCAGTAGGGATCGACGGGATTTGGCGCCTGGTTCGTCTGGAGTTGGGGACAGGGCGAAGCGGCTTCATCCTCGGCTTGGACATAGGAAGATCAGTGCGTCTCTTTTTCTTTAACATCCTTTTACTCTTCGATATACAGAGTGTCTCG TATTGTGTATTACAAGAGCGGAACTTGCAAGAAATGTTCCCGTTTCCTAAACTTTCTATTTTGGAGCTATGTCTCGATACACGTGGTCATGTGTATGGAGGAGTGGTGTTGAATCTACTGAGGATTTGCAATGCTATACAAAGGCTTAGGCTGGTCATTAATCGTGATATG TGGAAGGACGAAGTGTGCCCGCCAGACTGTCCTTGTGATCAACCACAAAATTGGAGAAGTCAGAATATCTCCTTGATGGGTCTTGAAGTAGTAGAAATAAAAAACTTCAAAGGAAGTGGCCATGAAGTTGATTTCTTGAAGCTTCTGTTCAGATGTGCACCCCTGACGAAAGTGACTGTGAAACTGGCCCCCAAGGTTGTACCAAATAGCAGAGGATGCAAGAATGTCCTCAAAGTTTTCAGAGGGAATCCATCTGCAGACTGCCACGTTTACCTTAAACGTGGCAATGAGGTTATTTACAGACCCGCTTCTAGATGCAGCCGAAGATAA
- the LOC112881934 gene encoding putative F-box/FBD/LRR-repeat protein At1g66290 isoform X1 has product MESPSGRRRLGAQPPSGAGRNCRPRPCQGGDGGEVDRISGLNDDLLIQVLVRLRCAGAAVRTGVLSRRWRGLWRYLPEHYFRGIAYDAVKAALAQIALPKLFLLDIDIPSSLSAEAAASLLRTAARYLDPVELSIKLYSANPIGIQMPSFARARSIRLNVNQLHQTPPARGGEFPVLERLSITNCRFDAGALISRCPRLRVLELICCRALDTITVHSATVEELLVTGEGRRLRGVDIVAPLLKKFTLHSDVSVDFSMSLLATTVENLSWNCRFACWLDPHKAVGIDASGTWRWSLIHLKLGREERGFLLGLDIARLHYITHVRSLQEMFQFPDISVLELCLNTRGHAYGAVVLKLLRTCSAIQRLKLVDQLDTQISEACLLVINRQTGEVRISP; this is encoded by the exons ATGGAGTCGCCCTcaggccgccgccgtctcggcgCGCAGCCGCCAAGCGGAGCTGGGCGCAACTGCCGGCCGCGGCCATGCCAGGGCGGGGATGGCGGCGAAGTGGACCGCATCAGCGGGCTGAACGACGACCTGCTTATCCAGGTCCTCGTCCGCCTCCgctgcgccggcgccgccgtccgcaCCGGCGTCCTCTCCCGCCGGTGGCGCGGCCTCTGGAGGTACCTTCCCGAGCACTACTTCCGCGGCATCGCGTACGACGCCGTCAAAGCCGCCCTCGCACAGATCGCCCTCCCAAAGCTGTTCCTCCTCGACATCGATATCCCCAGCTCCCTCTCCGCCGAAGCTGCCGCCTCGCTGCTCCGCACCGCCGCTCGTTATCTGGACCCGGTGGAGTTGAGCATCAAATTATATTCGGCTAATCCAATCGGAATCCAGATGCCTTCCTTTGCCCGCGCAAGATCGATCAGGCTCAACGTGAACCAGCTCCATCAAACACCGCCGGCGCGAGGTGGTGAGTTCCCGGTGCTGGAGAGGCTCTCCATCACAAACTGCCGCTTCGATGCCGGTGCCCTGATCTCACGATGCCCACGCCTGCGCGTGCTAGAGTTGATTTGCTGTCGGGCTCTCGACACCATCACGGTCCACTCGGCGACCGTCGAGGAGCTTCTTGTGACCGGCGAGGGGCGCCGGCTCCGAGGTGTTGACATCGTGGCACCTCTGCTGAAGAAATTCACCTTGCATAGCGACGTGTCTGTGGATTTCAGCATGTCATTGCTGGCAACCACGGTTGAGAATCTCTCTTGGAATTGCAGATTTGCTTGCTGGTTGGACCCTCATAAAGCAGTAGGGATTGATGCGTCTGGGACGTGGAGGTGGAGCCTGATTCATCTGAAGTTAGGGAGGGAGGAGCGTGGTTTTCTCCTAGGTTTGGACATAGCAAGACTG CATTATATAACGCATGTGCGGAGCTTGCAAGAAATGTTTCAGTTTCCTGACATTTCTGTTTTGGAACTATGCCTCAATACACGTGGACATGCTTATGGTGCAGTGGTGTTGAAGTTACTAAGGACTTGCAGTGCCATACAAAGGCTTAAGCTGGTCGATCAACTTGATACG CAGATTAGCGAAGCATGCCTCCTTGTCATCAATCGTCAGACTGGAGAAGTCAGAATATCTCCTTGA
- the LOC112882989 gene encoding uncharacterized protein LOC112882989 isoform X2 encodes METRSARRRRLSAQGGVGGGLDLIGGLHDDLLLQILGRLRCAAAASRTSALCRRWWGSGLWRHLPELSFRGIAHGAIEAALAQVALLKLSLLDIEITDRLPAEAVASLLRAAARLDPADLSIVVAWVVQTDEMVPIEVPSFPRATSITLRLHKLHLALPAQGVEFPVLERLSVTSGRFDTGALISRCPHLRVLELIHCWGIETITVHSPTIEELLVISGQLRGVDIVAPMLKKFTLRSDVSVDFGMSLLAPEVENLSWKCWSHGQFLLPGESLAVGIDGIWRLVRLELGTGRSGFILGLDIGRSYCVLQERNLQEMFPFPKLSILELCLDTRGHVYGGVVLNLLRICNAIQRLRLVINRDMWKDEVCPPDCPCDQPQNWRSQNISLMGLEVVEIKNFKGSGHEVDFLKLLFRCAPLTKVTVKLAPKVVPNSRGCKNVLKVFRGNPSADCHVYLKRGNEVIYRPASRCSRR; translated from the exons ATGGAAACCCgatccgcccgccgccgccgcctcagcgCCCAGGGCGGCGTTGGCGGTGGACTGGACCTCATCGGCGGGCTCCACGACGACCTGCTCCTCCAGATCCTCGGTCGActccgctgcgccgccgccgcctcccgcacCAGcgccctctgccgccggtggtGGGGGAGCGGCCTCTGGAGGCACCTCCCCGAGCTCTCCTTCCGCGGCATTGCGCACGGCGCAATCGAAGCCGCCCTCGCCCAGGTAGCACTCCTGAAGCTGTCCCTCCTCGACATCGAGATCACCGACAGGCTCCCCGCCGAAGCCGTCGCCTCGCTGCTTCGCGCCGCCGCGCGTCTGGACCCGGCGGACCTGAGCATCGTAGTAGCCTGGGTGGTCCAGACTGATGAAATGGTCCCCATCGAGGTGCCTTCCTTTCCCCGCGCAACATCGATCACGCTGCGCCTTCACAAGCTCCACCTAGCACTGCCGGCGCAAGGCGTTGAGTTCCCGGTGCTGGAGAGGCTCTCCGTCACAAGCGGCCGCTTCGATACCGGTGCCCTGATCTCACGATGCCCACACCTGCGCGTTCTAGAGTTGATTCACTGTTGGGGAATCGAGACCATCACGGTCCACTCGCCGACCATAGAGGAGCTCCTTGTGATCAGCGGTCAGCTCCGAGGTGTTGACATCGTGGCACCCATGCTGAAGAAATTCACCTTGCGCAGCGACGTGTCCGTGGATTTCGGCATGTCATTATTGGCGCCTGAGGTGGAGAATCTCTCGTGGAAGTGCTGGTCCCATGGCCAGTTTCTCCTTCCGGGTGAGTCATTAGCAGTAGGGATCGACGGGATTTGGCGCCTGGTTCGTCTGGAGTTGGGGACAGGGCGAAGCGGCTTCATCCTCGGCTTGGACATAGGAAGATCA TATTGTGTATTACAAGAGCGGAACTTGCAAGAAATGTTCCCGTTTCCTAAACTTTCTATTTTGGAGCTATGTCTCGATACACGTGGTCATGTGTATGGAGGAGTGGTGTTGAATCTACTGAGGATTTGCAATGCTATACAAAGGCTTAGGCTGGTCATTAATCGTGATATG TGGAAGGACGAAGTGTGCCCGCCAGACTGTCCTTGTGATCAACCACAAAATTGGAGAAGTCAGAATATCTCCTTGATGGGTCTTGAAGTAGTAGAAATAAAAAACTTCAAAGGAAGTGGCCATGAAGTTGATTTCTTGAAGCTTCTGTTCAGATGTGCACCCCTGACGAAAGTGACTGTGAAACTGGCCCCCAAGGTTGTACCAAATAGCAGAGGATGCAAGAATGTCCTCAAAGTTTTCAGAGGGAATCCATCTGCAGACTGCCACGTTTACCTTAAACGTGGCAATGAGGTTATTTACAGACCCGCTTCTAGATGCAGCCGAAGATAA
- the LOC112881934 gene encoding uncharacterized protein LOC112881934 isoform X3, giving the protein MESPSGRRRLGAQPPSGAGRNCRPRPCQGGDGGEVDRISGLNDDLLIQVLVRLRCAGAAVRTGVLSRRWRGLWRYLPEHYFRGIAYDAVKAALAQIALPKLFLLDIDIPSSLSAEAAASLLRTAARYLDPVELSIKLYSANPIGIQMPSFARARSIRLNVNQLHQTPPARGGEFPVLERLSITNCRFDAGALISRCPRLRVLELICCRALDTITVHSATVEELLVTGEGRRLRDLLAGWTLIKQ; this is encoded by the exons ATGGAGTCGCCCTcaggccgccgccgtctcggcgCGCAGCCGCCAAGCGGAGCTGGGCGCAACTGCCGGCCGCGGCCATGCCAGGGCGGGGATGGCGGCGAAGTGGACCGCATCAGCGGGCTGAACGACGACCTGCTTATCCAGGTCCTCGTCCGCCTCCgctgcgccggcgccgccgtccgcaCCGGCGTCCTCTCCCGCCGGTGGCGCGGCCTCTGGAGGTACCTTCCCGAGCACTACTTCCGCGGCATCGCGTACGACGCCGTCAAAGCCGCCCTCGCACAGATCGCCCTCCCAAAGCTGTTCCTCCTCGACATCGATATCCCCAGCTCCCTCTCCGCCGAAGCTGCCGCCTCGCTGCTCCGCACCGCCGCTCGTTATCTGGACCCGGTGGAGTTGAGCATCAAATTATATTCGGCTAATCCAATCGGAATCCAGATGCCTTCCTTTGCCCGCGCAAGATCGATCAGGCTCAACGTGAACCAGCTCCATCAAACACCGCCGGCGCGAGGTGGTGAGTTCCCGGTGCTGGAGAGGCTCTCCATCACAAACTGCCGCTTCGATGCCGGTGCCCTGATCTCACGATGCCCACGCCTGCGCGTGCTAGAGTTGATTTGCTGTCGGGCTCTCGACACCATCACGGTCCACTCGGCGACCGTCGAGGAGCTTCTTGTGACCGGCGAGGGGCGCCGGCTCCGAG ATTTGCTTGCTGGTTGGACCCTCATAAAGCAGTAG
- the LOC112881934 gene encoding putative F-box/FBD/LRR-repeat protein At1g66290 isoform X2, with translation MESPSGRRRLGAQPPSGAGRNCRPRPCQGGDGGEVDRISGLNDDLLIQVLVRLRCAGAAVRTGVLSRRWRGLWRYLPEHYFRGIAYDAVKAALAQIALPKLFLLDIDIPSSLSAEAAASLLRTAARYLDPVELSIKLYSANPIGIQMPSFARARSIRLNVNQLHQTPPARGGEFPVLERLSITNCRFDAGALISRCPRLRVLELICCRALDTITVHSATVEELLVTGEGRRLRGVDIVAPLLKKFTLHSDVSVDFSMSLLATTVENLSWNCRFACWLDPHKAVGIDASGTWRWSLIHLKLGREERGFLLGLDIARLHYITHVRSLQEMFQFPDISVLELCLNTRGHAYGAVVLKLLRTCSAIQRLKLVDQLDTISEACLLVINRQTGEVRISP, from the exons ATGGAGTCGCCCTcaggccgccgccgtctcggcgCGCAGCCGCCAAGCGGAGCTGGGCGCAACTGCCGGCCGCGGCCATGCCAGGGCGGGGATGGCGGCGAAGTGGACCGCATCAGCGGGCTGAACGACGACCTGCTTATCCAGGTCCTCGTCCGCCTCCgctgcgccggcgccgccgtccgcaCCGGCGTCCTCTCCCGCCGGTGGCGCGGCCTCTGGAGGTACCTTCCCGAGCACTACTTCCGCGGCATCGCGTACGACGCCGTCAAAGCCGCCCTCGCACAGATCGCCCTCCCAAAGCTGTTCCTCCTCGACATCGATATCCCCAGCTCCCTCTCCGCCGAAGCTGCCGCCTCGCTGCTCCGCACCGCCGCTCGTTATCTGGACCCGGTGGAGTTGAGCATCAAATTATATTCGGCTAATCCAATCGGAATCCAGATGCCTTCCTTTGCCCGCGCAAGATCGATCAGGCTCAACGTGAACCAGCTCCATCAAACACCGCCGGCGCGAGGTGGTGAGTTCCCGGTGCTGGAGAGGCTCTCCATCACAAACTGCCGCTTCGATGCCGGTGCCCTGATCTCACGATGCCCACGCCTGCGCGTGCTAGAGTTGATTTGCTGTCGGGCTCTCGACACCATCACGGTCCACTCGGCGACCGTCGAGGAGCTTCTTGTGACCGGCGAGGGGCGCCGGCTCCGAGGTGTTGACATCGTGGCACCTCTGCTGAAGAAATTCACCTTGCATAGCGACGTGTCTGTGGATTTCAGCATGTCATTGCTGGCAACCACGGTTGAGAATCTCTCTTGGAATTGCAGATTTGCTTGCTGGTTGGACCCTCATAAAGCAGTAGGGATTGATGCGTCTGGGACGTGGAGGTGGAGCCTGATTCATCTGAAGTTAGGGAGGGAGGAGCGTGGTTTTCTCCTAGGTTTGGACATAGCAAGACTG CATTATATAACGCATGTGCGGAGCTTGCAAGAAATGTTTCAGTTTCCTGACATTTCTGTTTTGGAACTATGCCTCAATACACGTGGACATGCTTATGGTGCAGTGGTGTTGAAGTTACTAAGGACTTGCAGTGCCATACAAAGGCTTAAGCTGGTCGATCAACTTGATACG ATTAGCGAAGCATGCCTCCTTGTCATCAATCGTCAGACTGGAGAAGTCAGAATATCTCCTTGA
- the LOC112882990 gene encoding GEM-like protein 1 has translation MDPKPDANAPAPAASAPAEHAAYPRLSPEEMAPPPPPVVPPAGANPYVLSAPSPNPPAKSATDNLREMFGMVGKKFNEAARKTEGIAGDVWQHLKTGSSMTDTAMGRIAQISKVISEGGYDKIFQQTFECLPDEKLKKAYVCYLSTSHGPIMGVLYLSTVKIAFGSDSPVKYVTEDNKTESSFYKVVLPIPHLRSVNPTASQQNPAERYIQVVTVDNHEFWFMGFVNYDSAVKNLQEAVRGVHGA, from the exons ATGGATCCCAAGCCCGACGCCaacgcgcccgcgcccgcggccTCGGCGCCGGCGGAGCACGCGGCGTACCCGCGCCTGTCCCCGGAGGagatggcgccgccgccgccgcccgtcgtgCCGCCGGCAGGCGCTAACCCCTACGTTCTCTCCGCTCCGTCGCCCAACCCACCCGCCAAGA GCGCTACGGACAATCTGAGGGAGATGTTCGGCATGGTTGGGAAGAAGTTCAACGAGGCCGCGCGCAAGACTGAGGGCATCGCCGGCGACGTTTGGCAGCACC TGAAAACTGGATCTAGCATGACGGATACTGCCATGGGGAGGATTGCTCAGATATCAAAGGTCATATCTGAGGGTGGTTACGACAAGATATTTCAGCAGACTTTTGAGTGCTTGCCTGACGAGAAGCTCAAGAAGGCGTATGTGTGCTACCTATCGACATCTCATGGGCCGATCATGGGTGTCCTGTATCTCTCGACTGTCAAGATTGCATTTGGTAGTGACAGCCCGGTGAAATATGTAACTGAGGACAACAAAACCGAGTCATCCTTTTACAAG GTTGTTTTACCCATTCCCCACTTGAGATCAGTTAACCCTACGGCAAGTCAACAAAACCCTGCAGAGAGGTATATTCAGGTTGTCACTGTTGATAACCATGAGTTCTGGTTCATGGGTTTCGTGAACTACGATAGTGCTGTGAAGAATCTTCAGGAGGCTGTTCGTGGTGTTCATGGCGCCTAA